ACCTCCTTGGGCAGCCCACTCCAATGTCCAatcaccctttcagtgaagaaatttttcctgatattcAGCCTAAGCCTCCCCATGGCCATCTTAATGCCATGTCCTCTCGTCCTGTCGCTTGTGagaagaggccgacccccacCTGCTACACCCTCCTGTTATGGACTTGCTGAGTCTTGGTCTGTCACAGCTATTTGCTCTCTGTTCATACATAACACGTTCAGCATCCCGCTGCTTTCCCTCTCTAAAAGCACCTAATTATTAAGCGAGCTCAAACACACTTCTGAGCTGTTCTGTTGGGAGAGCACTCAGCCTTTCTGCTCCCGCTGCTTCCCCTCAGTGCCCCACAGCGGCAACCGAGCTCTTTTATCCTCAGCAGCGCCCAGGGTAGAACGGGCCCCTTGCCCttcagagagagggagaaggagccGCGCCCTCAGCCCTCATGATGGGCAGAGCCCTCAGCGCCTCACCcggggcagagccctgagccctcACCGGGGCAGAGCCCTTACGCGGGCAGAGCTCTCAGCGCCTCACCCGGGGCAAAGCCCTGAGCCGGGCAGAGCCGTTTCTGCCCCTCACTCGGGGCAGAGCCCTCAGTCCGCACCCGGGCACAGACATTCCCGCCCCTCACCAGGGCAGAGCCGTTCGTGCCCCTCACCGGAGCAGTGCCCTCACCCggggcagagccctcagccctcaCCCGGGCAGAGCCATTCCCGCCCCTCACCAGGGCAGTGCCCTCAGCCCTCACCCGGACAGCGCCGTTCCCGCCTCTCCCTCggggcagagccctcagccctcaCTCGGGCAGAGACATTCCCGCCCCTCACCAGGGCAGTGCCCTCAGCCCTCACCCGGGCCGAGCCGTTCCTGCCCCTCATCCAGGCACTGCCCTCAGCCCTCACCCGGGCAGAGCCGTTCCTGCCCCTCATCCAGGCACGGCCCTCAGCCCTCACCCGGGCAGAGCCGTTCCTGCCCCTCATCCAGGCACTGCCCTCAGCCCTCACCCGGGCAGAGCCGTTCCTGCCCCTCATCCAGGCACGGCCCTCAGCCCTCACCCGGGCAGAGCCGTTCCCGCCCCTCATCCAGGCACGGCCCTCAGCCCTCACCCGGGCAGAGCCGTTCCTGCCCCTCATCCAGGCACGGCCCTCAGCCCTCACCCGGGCAGAGCCGTTCCTGCCCCTCATCCAGGCACGGCCCTCAGCCCTCACCCGGGCAGAGCCGTTCCTGCCCCTCATCCAGGCACTGCCCTCAGCCCTCACCCGGGCAGAGCCGTTCCCTGCCCCGCCCCGAGAGCCGCCGGCCCTCCCGTGAGGCGGGGCCGCCCTTTCCGCCGTGGCTTTCCGGTGATGGCGGCGGGCGGCAGCGACCCGCGGACGGCGGATGTGGAGGAGGACGCCTCGCAGCTCGTCTTCCCCAAAGGTGCGAGCGGGGGTGGcgaggagcccgggctcgggggTCGGGTGGTGGTTGGAGGCTGGCAGCGGCTGCCTGTGAGGGTGCGAGCCTTGCCGAGCGGCTTCTTGCACCGGAGCGCTGCTCAACGTCCCTCCAGCAGCTACTAAGCCCCGAGTGTTAAAAATCAGCATAGTAAATGATTTGTGTATATTTAAGGATCTCATGATTTTTAGAATGTGGTGGTTCTTAGGTGGGCCGCTACGTGTGTGTcgggtattaaaaaaaaaaaaaaaaaaaagccctgtcaGGTTATAGTGAAAAGGTTATTGGTTTTTTATATAAGCTTTTTCAGTGATGTTTGTTGACGCagttctttcctgtgagggtggtgagccctggcacaggtgcccagagaagctgtggctgcccctggatccctggcagtgcccacggccaggctggacagggcttggagcaacctgggacagtggaaagtgtccctgcccatggcaggggtggcactggatgggctttaaggtcccttccaacctaagcGGTTCTGGAAATCTGTGAATACTGCTGCAGTTAGGAAATCAGCTGTCCAGATCCAGAATTGGTAACTATGGACACTTATTGTctgtatatttcttttttcagacaATTAATTCAGTATAAATTCTAGAAATGTATTTATCCCTCATAGCcaccctgaaaaaaaaagggggtggGGAAATGGACACCATGGTGCATTACTGCAATGTTGAGTTATGAACAATAGGGAAGTTCTGAAAGTCTATTTTTTTCAGGTTATTTTAATGCTAAAATCTCATGTTTAGCCCAAGCTGATTTACTGTTCAATGCCAAATAAGAGTTGGCAGCCCCTTTCTAACAGTCCTTGTATATGCTTGTATAAAACAGTGATGTCAGGCACTCTGGGATGCAGCTTCTGACCCTGTTGCTTTGGACAGCTCATACTGTGATGTTGAAAGATGTTCTTGTAATTGGAATGCATACAGTGATTATGGTGATGATGGATGAATTCAAAGTTGGCTGAAGGAGGGGGAGAATTTTTAAGAttgattaaatttttttttttctggttataAAATTTCAGTAGGTTAATTAACTTTTCAGGTAAATTAAGCCTTTTTAAAGACATTCAACAGCATTCATATTTACTTCAAACTCTTGAAGTAAAGAGTGTGGCATCACTTCTGAATTTGGTGGAGTTTTAGAGTTctagatatttttttctgtagcaaGTCATGCATTACTTCTGCCAAAATTGGGTGAAGAAAACATACTGCACAAATATGAAAAAATCTGAATGTAAGGGCTGCAAGTGTAAAATATATGGTCAAAAAGACGCTGTCACTCAAAGTGtaatttttatcagcattttCAATATGAAATGCCACCCAGTCACTGGGGCTGCCACAGTCACACAACTGCCATGAGAGACATTTTCACTTCTGTATTACCCAGATCTAAATTACACACAAAACTTATGCAATTCCGCTTTTCAAGCACCTTTTTCCATGCTGGCTTTCCCTCATTCGCCCTGCAGAATTTGAAACCGCGGAAACGCTGCTGAATTCTGAGGTGCACATGCTGCTGGAGCACCGCAAGCAGCAGAACGAGAGCGCGGAGGACGAGCAGGAGCTGTCGGAGGTGTTCATGAAAACGCTGAACTACACAGCGCGCTTCAGCCGCTTCAAAAACCGCGAGACCATCGCCAGCGTGCGCAGGTGAGCCCAGAGGCTGTcgtggtttggaaagacagaactctgctaaggaaggcaggagcctcccctgaaatggagaatgtgaaccctccccacccctctgaattgctgtaaattttaaattaaggggctctcaagCAAAAATATGGGAGTAGGAAATAACAGctctttaatagggaaaagagaaaaataaattaaaggatgaaataaacaatgcagtacactagagcaacactgacagagtcagaacccaacctgacaccctgtgggtcagggtgttggtggcagtcccattggaattgtggctcagccctcctgcagtgtcaggggtggttctgctggagcagggatcctgtagagaaggatggattcttcctctgaagatcccgtggaaggagaggcagctgctgttcctctgggaatccagtgcagaagccatgctggtgtctcaaaacctctggattatatctgggtaggaatgcttggctcctccctctgggctcacatctcccaatgggatgctgtagttcttatcagccatgcagtgacattcaatagctgttatcagcaatgtcccctccccagggaggtgtgattgtggtcactcaaagagagagataaggcaaactgcccacttgacaaaggtaatctgccatgCAGTGgcaatggaaaacatcttgcattgcaatcttcaactGAGGTCAGGGTGTAACAAACACTGTGTTACAGAATTGGATCCCTCACATTGGTCTGGCTTTACAAAATTgtggtgtgaaaaatgcatattttatgattggcttttcgcaaagattaaaatgaatattatatgtgttgtgtcagaaagtaatgctgtgttaattttcataagtagtgtgttaaatatagttttgggttataaaaaatgttaaaatagaaactatgaTATGTAGGATGCTTTTTTAAAGAAGGGACTGGCAgcaagatagcagccacaggacacctgaatctttcagagaaatagaatttattgccctcctatcagaaaaaaaagaacttctCCCCCCCTGCCTCGAAAGCACGTttggattcagaggaagaagctgatgctgaccagacagaatcctgtgtttgaatggaatttatgcatcatgtatgaggtgtagaaatatgcaacaggttattgtttttaagggttaatcctgtgttaacgtgggtcctttttcaggcttgtgctgcccagaagaaggtacctggactgtctgtaactctttgtttctattgtctcatattgtcctaatccaagTTGTCCAAATtcttattactctaattatattactatttttataaccattttattactattacacttttaaaattttaaaaccaagtgattggcatttttcacatgtAGTATCCCCTGAACTCTCTCCCTTGGTCAATCCTaagtccccagccctggaaacaCCAGTAACTACTTAGCATAGAGTCAGCCCTCCTGGAGGAAAAAGCAGACTCCCAAATGGACCTGGGTGTTGCAGCTTCCTCTGGTTTCTCCTTCCCCTGTCTCCTCACTGGCTTGGCATTCCTGGTGGCCACCCCTCTTTCCCTGGAGCCTttagctctgcctcctgccccttccctttTTTAAGCTGCCTGCTCTACCTGGTTCACTCTCCTTCTAGCCAGGTTtcccttcagctgctgtgttacCCTGCTGGAATAAAACCTTGCAAAAGAGCTTTTCTTGCTTCTCTTGCTGAACCAGTTGCAGTGAGTGTTGAGTGGAGGTTTGACTGCATTGCCTGAATGTTAACTCAACTTGCTTTTCGACAGGAGAGGTTTGTTGGGGACAAgaaacaggcagcagcacctaCCATTCTAACACCAGCATTTTTTAGCAGAAGTACATCTTAGTGGTGTTGAGTGATTTCTTCTTTAATTGAGTCTTTGGGGCAAGAAGTTCTTGATGGAGGGTTATGCTTTGTCCAGGTCAAGCCTTCTGAAGTGCTTTGTTTTCAGTATTTCACTGACAGCTGATTGCATTAAATGGGAGGATTTTCTAGACTTCGCAGAATTATTCAGGGGAAATTGAGTTAGCAGATAggactttattttttcctctatgCATTTACATAATGAGtcttttctgctgaaaaaaattacttcagtgcCAGAAGCAGTGTGCAAAAAGAGAAGCATTTGCTTCAGTTTAAGCCCCTTTATATTTCTGTCTTGTAATCCCATCAAATTGTGTTCCCTTACAGCTTACTGCTGCAGAAGAAGCTCCATAAGTTTGAACTGGCATGTTTGGCTAACTTGTGTCCTGAGACAGCTGAGGAAGCAAAAGCTCTGATTCCCAGGTAAGCACTTCCACATTGTACAAAGgctgctgtcacctccctgctACCTATAGCCAGCCATGCCCTGGTACCCTCTCTTCAAGTGTAAACCTCTTAAATTTGGGTtcttgctggctgtgtttgTGTTCCTTGGAGTTTTTTCCATTGGAGCAAATGAACTGTTCTGTGGATAATGTAGGGGAGAGCAGTAGCTTCTGCGTGTCTTGGTTGGTTACCCCATGGCCTGAGATAGAGGAGGGAATGAAACATTCATCTGAATTacagttttttccttatttgtcaTTATATAAATGGGAAGGCTTTGGGATGACCTAAATGTGGGCTCCCAGTGCCTGGAAAGAGCCaacaagaaagatggaaagaGACTTTTTACAGGAGTAGTGACAGAACGAGGGAATGACTTCAACAGAGAGTagatttaaattaaatactGGGGAGAAATTCATCCCTGTGAGGGagatgaggccctggcacagggtgcccagagaagctgtggctgcccctggatccctggaagtgtccaagaccaggctggGTGGAGCTCTGGacaacctgggatagtgcagtgtgtccctgtccatggcagggggttggaatgagatgatcttcaaggtcccttccaacccaaaccattccatgattttctgTTAAGATTTCATAGCAAGAATGGGCTGGCTTATGAGCATGCAGCTACATGGACTTCATTTAGAGGTCTGCTTACCCTTGCCTTGCTTttttgaaaacacattttgaaatTTCTGGGAAGAATGGAGTTTTGTCATGTAAAGAAGAAGCAGTGCATAGGGATTAGAGCACTCTTCTTACAGGGATGTTACAGGTGGTCACACAGGTGGGTGATGGTGTGTTGAGACAGACAGGAGAGAGTTATGA
The nucleotide sequence above comes from Ammospiza caudacuta isolate bAmmCau1 chromosome 11, bAmmCau1.pri, whole genome shotgun sequence. Encoded proteins:
- the POLR2D gene encoding DNA-directed RNA polymerase II subunit RPB4, coding for MAAGGSDPRTADVEEDASQLVFPKEFETAETLLNSEVHMLLEHRKQQNESAEDEQELSEVFMKTLNYTARFSRFKNRETIASVRSLLLQKKLHKFELACLANLCPETAEEAKALIPSLEGRFEDEELQQILDDIQTKRSFQY